tattgaaattctcatctatttgaattattgctttctcttgctatttagttttaatcatcaaaacaaaaccccccctcttttaatttcttgttatttacttgtccaagtcattagtaggaaaatccgtagtgtcaaatccctgtggttcgaccctattgccactatctacaagttaattattgattatttaataggtttatttttgacggcttcgacaaccgctatcaaggACGTAACAAAGGAGGTGTTATGTATGCACACGCAATGCAAGCAACTGCAATTGATACTGAATGAGAAGCAATGACAGATGCAGATCAAAAGGGGCTGAACAAACTCAATGATGAGCAATGGGCTACTCTGCTAGGTATGTTAAACTCTCACCATAATACTAATGAGAGGTTAACAGGTAACCAAAGATATTTTTGTTAGATTATTGACACAGGAGCCTCTCATTATATGATAGAAACTAAGGCTTTTCTAAGCGACTTACATGACATTGCACCATGCTCGGTAGGATTGCTTAATGGGGAGAAAACCATGGCAATCAAAGAAGGAACCGTGTTGCTTAGCGGGAATTTAAAATTACGACGAGTTTTTTTTGTTCTCAATCTAATTTCTATCTCTCGGCTTCTTAATGATTCAAATTTAGTTATTCAACTCACTAACAAAATATGTGCCATATAGAACCTAAATTCGAGGATTCTGATTAGAGTGGGTGAGCAACAAAAGGGGCTTTACTTTCTCCAATGAGTCGCTTCAGTTCATGCTTGCAAGTTGAGTAGAGGAGGAACCTTTGAGCTTTGGCCTAACAGAATGGGACATCCGTCATTTAAGGTGACATGCTTGATTTCGAAAACTGATAGATTAGATAGACAAACTAATAAAACTTGTGAAGTTTATTTTCAAGAAAAACGAACGAGAAAGACTTCCTTTTCTAGTGATAATAAAGCAATATAGTGTTTTGATTTGATACACTGTGACTTGTGGGGACCCTATACAATTCCCACTTCTTGTGGAGCTTGTTATTTCTTGACCATAGTTGATAATTGTACACATGTTATATGGATTTATTTGCTCAATCGCAAAAATTACGTAGCAGGTGTTCTTAAGAAATTTGTAGCCATGATCAAGCGTCAATTTGATAAAAGTGTGAAAGTCATTAAGAGTGATAATAGAAGTGAATTTATATGTTTAAAGCAATACTTTGATGACCTCAGAATATTGTATCAAACCACTTATATCAAAACGCCTTAACAAAATGGCCGTGTGGAGAGAAAGTATCGCCATATTCTAAATGTGGCAAGGGTCTTGCATTTCCAAGCAAATTTGCCCATAGAATTCAAGTGTTAATGTGTACTAATAACTGGATATTTAATTAACAGAACTCCGTTTGAGTTGTTGCATGGCAAAACTCCATATGAATTTCTCTTCAGGCAAGCTCCTTCTTACAATTACCTTGAGTCTTCGGTTGCTTGTATTATACCCATAACTTGCAAAGGGATAAAGACAAATTTTCCAGTAGAAGTCATTGGTGTCTCTTTTTTTAGTATCCTTTTGGATATAAAGGTTGGAAGTTATATGACTTGGACACTCAAGAGTACTTTGTATCACGAGATATTGTGTTTATTAAAACAGACTTTATGTTCACCAACAGCACTAATAATGTGGCCGTTGATGCACTAAGTGTGAACTTGGAGGATGTCATTGATGACTCACATAGTGACGTGGGAGAGGAGTTGCCCGGTCACCTGGGCAATTCATCTATCGGCCTTCATACAGAAGATGACCTTCTCATATGCAATAAAAAGGTAGGAAAGAGTGACATAGCTCCCAAGCAGTTAGGCAGGGGATGCAATAAAGAGGTCAGAAGCAGTGATGTAGCTCCTAAACAGTCAGGCAAAGGATGCAATAAAGAGGTCGAAAGGAGTGATATAGTTCCCGAGCAGTCAGGCAAGGGATACAGTAAAGAGATTAGAAGGAGTGATATAACTTTCGAATTGTTAGGACGGAGACAATGAACTATGCAGGCTTCAACTCGTTTAAAAGACTATGTGACTCACACGATCAGCGTAAACCCCTCGCCATGCTCATCCTTTCCATCAGCTTCTTCTTCAGGTACTCCTTACCCTATAGTACATTGTATGAGTTATGATAAATTCTCTACACAACATAGGTGTTTCTTGGGAGTGATTACCGCAGGACATGAATCCACCTCTTATACTAAAGCTTTTCAAGATGCCCAGTGGAGAGAGGCTATATGCACAGAAATTCAGGTTTTGGAGGATAATGGTACATGGACAGTCAAAGCTTTACCTTCTGAGAAGCATGCAATTGGCAGCAAATGGGTGTATAAAATTAAGTATAACTCTGATGGGAGTATTGAACAATATAAGGAACAACTGGTTATCTTGAAAAATAGACAAGTTGAAGGGATTGATTATCAGAATACCTTTGCACCCACAACGAAAATAGGTATTATGCGTACTCTTCTTGCAGTCGCAGTTGCCAAGAATTGGGAATTATATCAAATGGACATCCATAATGCATTCTTACACGGTGATTTCTAGGAAGAAGTCTACATGAAGATGTCACTTGGCTTTGGCTCTTCCTCCTCTGGTAAAGTCTGTAGTCTCTACAAGTCACTCTACGATTTGTGCCAAGTGCCTTGATGTTGGTTTGCCAAGCTAGCTGCTTCTTTATGTGCTTGTGATTTTCAACAATCCTATTCCAATTACTCCTTGTTCATTCTTCTCGTTGGATCAATTCATTTGATTGACcttgtttatgttgatgatctAGTTATCGCAAGTAATGATCTTTTTGCTATTCAAAAATTCAAGGAGTACCTGAGTCGCTATTTCCACATGAAAGACTTGGGCAATCTGAAATTCGACTTGGGCTCGAGGTAGCCCGCACTACAGAAGGCCTTTTTCTCTAGCAGTGCAAGTATGCCTTGGATGTGATTCTGACATCGGATTACTAGGATCCAAACCGGCTGCCGCTCCTCTTGAATAAAACCATAAGCTAGCTCTTGCGAAGGGTGTTGAATTCACTGCTCCTACTTTCTATAGACGTTTGGTGGGTTGCCTTATTTATCTCACCATTACTTGGCCCGAATTGTCCTACTGTATACATATCCTTGCACAGGTCATGCAACGACCGCTGCAAGTTCATTTGGAGGCCGCTCTCCGAGTCGTCCATTATCTCAAAGGCCAACCCAGCTAGGGTATCTTGATGCATGCCAATTGTGACCTTACCTTGACTGCCTATTGTGACTCCGACTAGACTAGTTGTCCTTTGACCCTTCGATCTCTTATTAGCtattttgttcttttgggtaGCTCTCTCATTTCTTGGAAGACTAAGAAGCAACCGACCGTGTCTCGCTCTTCCGCTAAAGTTGAATACAAGTCCATGACCACTGTCGCTTGTGAACTTAAATGGTTGAAAGGTCTCTTAATCTCTCCTGGTGTGTCTCCCACTATGCGTATGCAATTGTATTGTGATAGTCAGGCTGCTCTGCATATTGCAGCCAACCTTGTCTATCATGAGTGCATTAAACATATCGAAGTGGACTGTCACTTTATTTACAATGAAATTCTCTGTGGCAACATTCGTATGGCCCACGTTCACAGCTCCGTGTAGCCGGCTGATATCTTCACCAAGTccttagaaaaatatcaatttcattttctctttgatAAGTTTGGCATTCGGAACCTTCATACTCCAACTTGAGGGAGTATTGGAAGCGACTTGTCGACCAAACGATTTGACCTGGATCCGACCTCTTCATGACCTATCGACCAAATGTTCTGACGATCCGACTTGGATCTGACCTCTTTGTGACTTATCAACTAGACGATGATCCAACTTGTATCCAACCTCTTGTGATCTGCCGACTTGTCCAACCTGAATCTGACCTCTTCATGACCTATAGACCTGTCTGTCGCCTTAACGACTTGCTGACTTATACAGACTTGTCTTGCATCTTGACAACTTGTTGCTTCCAATGTGGTTTAAAACTTGATTCATGTGTAAATATCTTTTATTTCCTTCTTTATCTTGTGCAGTATAGAAAATTTAGTTTGTATAACGTAAAAGATTTAGATTGGtattgtataaaaaattttatattcatagATTTTCTTATATGGGGTAAACTGAATATATGTATTGTGACATTCCTAGCAATGAAAGGCAATAACTGACATTCTCAAATTATGCTTGTCTCCAATTTTTTACATGTTGGGGCAGCCAGCCAAGCACGTGCAAGGATCAAAGATGAAGATGACTTCTCCGTTCAGACAAGACAACTACAAAACATACGCTTTGCTTGTGATTTAAGCAATACTTCCAAAATGTTCCCCGGCATTAAGAATCTCTCCGAGTAGTTGTCAGTAGACCACCGGCCCAGAttcatattcaattaaattcaaatagaaaatatcaggttttatttcaaattaattgaaattaattaattgttgaaattaaattgagattAAAAAGCCTTAAATTAAAGGTATACGTGTTAAAAAAATGTCATAATAAATAACTGAattgcaaatattaatttaactaatttttttatataaaacaattcagttatttaattcatattaaaatgatgaaattattaatttatccaGCCgtttgtttaaataatttaatgttaaattaaataatttaatgataatttattattaattttagattaattatcAACGCGACGAAAAAatgtataatataatattgaaaatgttgcataattatgaaaataagcttatttaatatgaaaatgagtttataattattaaaataaacattttttcgaaatgtatataaaatttattaaggtatactaattaatataataatgagAATGGACttaataattatcaaattaaacatttatattgaaatttatataaaatttattaaaatgaacATAATgaatatatgaataaaaatatttagtatTATGATTTATAAATTTCGCAAGGTATGTTTCGGAATTTTCTCGGTGATTTTGTTCGATTTCACTCATTTTTCTCTTTTCAAATATCGAAATCTTTTCCGCACCCATATCCCATATTCAAAGCATAGCTGTTCCTCAATTCCACGTATAGAAAcaaaacaataaattaaatgGAATTTCAAAATGCAAAAGATTCGTAATCGATCTTGACGCGGTCATCAATCAATTGTATGTGCAAGATTTCTTGAGCGAGATTGGGACATTGAGCTTCTTTAAATCAAAAGTAACATCACATTCAATTCTTTTGTTGAATTTTGGCTTAACCAGTTTTCCCAAAACGTAAGCTCTTGATCTCACGACGAAGTTCAGTTTTAGAGGCACAGGGAGTGTAGTCGTCCCCGTTGAACTGCTCAGACTTGCTCCACTTCCATACAGAGGGATTTTGTTGCTCATTACAGATATTGCAACTGATCTTTGGCTCTTTCTTGATTGGTAAAATTTCTTCAGCTGCAATACCCATTTCAACAAATCAAATAATTCAGCTGATAATGTTgagaaattgattttaattcagTGGAAAAGAATGACCCAAGGATCTTAGTGGCTTACACTTCCTGAGGCTATGGTGATTTCCGAAAAGGTAAGATCTACAGGTGTGGATGTTACATGGACTCCGAAAAATGTTCCTGTGTTGCGATAAATCATCTTCACTGTGGAGTTTACAGTGATCATATCAGTTGCCACTCCTGTGGAATCTGAGCCCGCTTGAATTGTGAAATGTTCAAACGTTATACTCTGCAAACAAATAAAGCGAATCAGCTAAACCCCAACTGAAGAATTCATACAAGTTTCGGAAATTCGGATGATACTGTGGTAGAAGACACTACCTTCATTGTGATTTTGGGCTTCTGTGGCTTGCTGGCGCCCCAGAGAATTAAAGAGAACATAGTGAAGAGAACGAAGAAACCTAGAACAAAAGCAAGGAAATAGCAGCGACGAGGAATACCCTTTTCACGCTCTTCATTTTCCAGAAGCCCTTCTTCTTCAATCACTGCACACTCTTTCCATTGTTTCTGTCCTTTTCTCTGAGCACCCCTAGATCCATCGTTGGGAGAGATTTTGCGGGATCCAGGTTTCAACGACCCAGAAAATCTGCTGGAGGAAGACTCACGAGAGTGGCGGCCAATAGAGGAGTGAGAATGTGGTGGAGATCCCATGGGACTAAGCACCGGCGTGGAATGCAACGACGTGGCTGTTTTTTCTCCATCGTGAGAGTCCCGTGACGGGCTCTGAACATAGTACACTGGACGACGGGGAGATCTTGTGGGAGAAGATGGTGCGAGACTGGTGACTTCAGAATCCGTATTGGCATGCATTTTGCAGGTGTTTGTGAAAATTCCTAAACGAAACACAAAAGCACAACCACTAGAGTCTTAAATAAGCTGTCATACACCTGAATTGTTAGTAAAATGAACAAAGATTCTTGAGAGGGTTGCGGATTGCTTGGAGAGAGCGACGAAGAATTTATGGAAATGAGAGTTGGGTTTGTTTGTCAACCCACGACAGGAAAGTAAATTAGCGAGTAATAAAAATAGCAAATTTCTTACCATTCGTGTCGGTGTatatgtttttttgttttttttctaaTGAAAAGCGGGAATTTGAGTATAAAATTCCTCAAATTTACTTGAatttagtccgtaattgtttggtgtatacatatttaaatataataatttatattctaattaaattaaaaattaaaataatatattaatacgtAGCTAAgaatttctattaaatttattattattttattgttttatctaaagatttttgcataaaaaaattttctttttacataATTTGTTTTGCAAAATGCTCCATTAAAAAAGGTGTGAAATCTCAAACGAATTCAAGAAGTAGCGAGGAACTCATTCACCGACAGCCGGGGTACAGTTGGCACCGCCATGCTACACCGTTTTATTCTTGCTTGGCTGCTAAAAGGGCCGTGAGTTTAGGTTGaaaacaattaatttaaatttattataataataattcatgTGCAATaactatttattatattatactttttatatttttacatatattaaaaaatatatatttttattaattttttaattatattcattttacatctattaaattttattaaatattaaaaaaattttatatttttacatatattaaatattttttattaattttttatagtatctcaaaataaaagttaaattttaaaaagtctcaAGTTTTAAATCTAGAAAATAatattcagttcaattttatttaaataattaagaatGACAATGGAATGAGCGTTTTTTGAatctaatcaaattaaattacgtTGGCATGAGTTTTGATAATATTTGGTTGATATTTAGAAATGATGAGtttatgttttatatgtattaaatatttatatttatataaataattaattaaatataaaatatatttttatgaaaatatttttaatttgtatatattctatttaaaaaataaataatttatgcaagtattaatttttgaaatataagTTATTCattgtaaatatattatatatataagttattaattaaaatatataaaactaaataagTCTAAGTATGAATATGATAAAATAGTAAATAGAATATAGCAATAATTACAAATTtctgataaaatataaaatttgcaCTTCCCATGATATACAGCAGGAAACACACTCCACATACattgattaatattttatgttatGAGATATTTCTGCCAATtgaaatgaataatttttaatattaattatgccTCTTAAATTTAGACTAAAGataaatgtatttaaataaattttaaaaaaaatttaagctaTATTTTTTTgtctcaatttcttttttttttttaaaaattcaatattaatgatgtctaattaataattaataatgtctaattaataaaataacataataaaaaacaaaataaataaatattaagactcctttttatttaaaaaaatatattttttatttttatcatttaaaatatttaatttagtaaatgaaaaatgttttttaataaaaaaagttattttaaagaaaatatttttttataaaaaatattttaaatttttattaaaactccaatatataaatttattaataaaatttattttttaaattaaaattaaataacaaaaaataagttatctaattaaaaaatatttttcacttatacaaattattttttataaataaacggatattaaaaatttatttatttcaaaaaatattttaagaaaattaaaaatctatttattttataaaaaataattttttataatttttagtaGTTGAAGCATTTCAACAATTTAatcacaaaaaaatattttattaacaaaaagaaaaatcaagttaacttaaaaagggaaaattactttctccctaaaaaggaaaatgtCCTTTTCTATAATATGAGATTCTTATTAGGCTtcaatacataaatttattaaagttttatttgttttacagaaaatattttttaaaaaatatttacatttggcaaacttataaaatttaattaataaaaaatatttttttaataaaaaattaaatcatttaaaaaaaaaattaaaaattattttgcacacattaaaatttttattaaaacttttatacataaaatttattaataaattttattttttaatttttttattagagaaACTTTTAATCATCTAAAACAATTATAccgtataatttatataattttaactatttagttCCTTTTGATTAATATTTAAGTAAATTGACTAATAgaactttttaattaaaaaaaaaaactaaacattttaattttataaaatataaaaaatattttaattgaataattttaaaataaaaatagattaataaatttataaaaatttaactacCTAACAGTAATTCTCTAAAAATAATCTCAAGCCCAGCGACACGCCGAATTCTAAAGTTATAATATTAATGGGCCAGGTCGATAAGAAAAGATTGCTTAGCTGAGTCAGTGAGCTCTAGTTTATACACAAGGAAGGTAGCTTAcccttgaaaatttttttttttaattttttacaattaattCAAATAGGAGACCTTTCAGTTTTGAAAATAACTCTAATATCAATGAATTGAATTAacgaaatcaaattaaataaactaaaatctctcaaaattattaattgaattgaaattgaGAAGCGatttgtataaatattttactattatgtttagaaatattaatatatttgcaATTGAGATTGTAATTTATGTATATTATATGATTAAGAAATAGCAAAAATGTATATTGtattattttatgattaattattagaaaaattattttttaatttatgagatatagcataattaatagattCGTCCTTCTATTTTTAGAATCCAACACTTTCGTCCTTAaggtttaattttatcaaaattaaagacCTCCTATAAAAAATATCGTTAGTGACAGAAAAAATGACCGAACTACCCTTTCTAAAATCtaacactttaatttttaaaatttaatttctacaaATTTATAGGTGTCTCTCAAAGAATTGAATGAAAAAATACGTTTTCGtccctaaaatattacataattaacagatttgtctttttatttttcaaatttaatattttagtctCTGAAGTTcaatttcatcaaaatttaagaaataaaatctcaaactcaatctctataaacaaataaaaattttaataaatttaatattcaaattgagcaaaaatattaaaatcaaaatatataaaatttaaattattaaaaataaaaagttaaaactcaataaaaattatttttatgatgcTGTTTACATTAGATCACTGCTCGTcgtttgaaaaattcattaaaatatttttaatatttttaaaaattttattagttaatttttccgttaattttagtcgttaagtattataaaaaaaatctaaaatactccTAATATGGagtgactaattagtaaacttttaaaaatttaagagaccaactaatattttttttaaactataaagactaaatagtaaaatatttagtgataaaatcaatagagaaactaattagtagattttttaaaatatcagtaatattttaatatattttttaaaatatcagtaatattttaatatattttttaaaattaaaaaattaaataaccaattttttcatattatagaaactaaataatatttttttattttattattgataagaatatttttaaaattatatttattctctttccaTTGATCAAATAGAAATCATTgacttaataaaaaattttatcatagaaaatttaaattttgacggaattaaataTTAACAACGAAAGTGTTGGATTCTAAAACTAgagaaataaattcattaattacgcCATACATCAacactaaaaagtaattttttttaattatttatatactttataattaaaaattatataatttagaaataatttaaaaatcaatcAGAACCACACATCTCACACGTTAGAATAGGTTTTAGGTTAGATACGCTATCAAATTTATGAGTTTGCTCTTTTGCAAAGACCTATTAAGTTTTATTCTCCTTAGGCACTTTCGGCTTTTTGAATCTTAACAAGCTCTCCTAATTAAACAAGAGTATACAAATTGATGTATGAAACTCTTTTTACttcttatttgaaataaaaaatttcacaaatatttaatttaatttaattatttttttattaaaattaaaaattttattttttaacaataatttaaaaaattatatttaatattctgTCGATCAAAATgctaatatttaaaaaacttaataaaataaataataaaaagttatcAAAATTAGaccaattaatattaaaataactattagctattaaaataattaacaacaataaataataatttatgaatGTGAAAAATTTATGAATCTAAATCTTTTACAAAATCCATAAAAGAATATTTTCTCTCCAAGCATTACTTTTAGAATTCTTGAATAGCTAAcacaaatagaaaaaaaaaaaaaaaaaaaaaaaaaagttgccaAATGCTAAAAATACTACTGGGTGAAGAAGGCCTTGGAGTCAAAGACAGCCATGGGCTTGGAGTCAAAGACCCAAGAGGGGTTAGATTAATAACTGGTCGAATTCTTTTGGTCCAACATTTTATTAGTTCATCATCTTGATAagtctttaatttattataattaatagagttcgaacagaaAGCtatcataatttatattttttatgttataaattatttaatttataaactgaaattaattattttgagtaaagtaaaaaaaaattaaaaattatttaaatcaatttgaatGAAAGtgtttattttgaataaaataaaaaaaaattaaaaattatttaaatcaatttaaataaaactcTTTAATCATTTATTCCACTAACTATTAGTATCCATATGAAAATTCATTCTTCTTTGATCCATTTGCCCTCAGCTTGtcatactttttctttttttttttcttttttttaaccaTAAAATTGAACAATCTTAGTAAATATGATGGGAAAAATTGAAATCTCCCAACTTCTTAGGTTTTAAAGTTGAAGAAAAATTAATCATGATTGATGATCTgaaatccaatagaatagggttttacaagggttttggtattgaagaATAAAGCTTGGTCCATCTCTCTagaggggtatcccttttatcctttatGTCTGCTTGCTGATGACGTACTACGGCTCTCCTATGAtagggccacgcgtctctgccatacagatatgggcgtataaggatatcaggcgcctgctccatgcgtaacggcctctgattctcccccgtgcgtacgctcgagcggatctgccaggctgtatgacgagtctcgttctggatcctgggctgggccgagagctgggctggacgcggaacccaggaggagaaagaatccgtggggaggttatacgggctgggccgatctcGAGTAGGAAGAATCTTGTGGAGTCCGGCCTCAGGGGTCTGAAGATCCGGGCCTGTTTTACTTGAGGGAGCCtgcgggccttcctttcatgggccatGGCCTTAATCTAGGCCCAGGATTGGGGATAGGGAAATCCagtggtcatcaattgccccttcaccttcttggcagttattgctctgactgccgagggggtgaatatcgaggaccattatgaccgcgtctgttCGCGTACAGATGCCTTCATAACTCCCTTTCATCTTTTCGTCGTTCCTCATTTCTTGAATTCTATctgcctctttccctttctggccTTTCCTTACCTCTCAGATACTCTGCTCTTCTTTACTTCCTTGTCATTATCGCCTGGACgtgcttctttttccttttccatgaatatcttttaaagATCCTGACATTGTGGGCTTAGAGTCTAGAGTTACTTTACGCTAAGACTTCAGATTTCGAGTATATATCAGTGTTGACTCTTCTTCACTTCTAGGCCCTTTGTCGGAGAAAAGGAGTCTTTCCTTCCAGCGAGATTCTCCTGTTTTTTCCGCAAAGGATGTATTTGACGTTTCCTTCAAACGGATTAAGGTGAGCTGGAGGCTTCATTGCTTTGCTGCCCCAGGGATTTGCTTCAACCTTGCTTTCATTATTTTGACAAAAAATTATCCTGACTTCTCTGTTTggaactttttgcagtacctgagataaagatGGATCAGTCCAAAACTCTTGAAAATCTGATATTACCTCGAGGGAGTCTGAATGTTGCTTCTGAGGTCCTTCTAGCAGGGCGGTTGATGGGTGGGGTCATTTGATAGGTCGTTGAAACTGTTTTACCCATATCGTCTGGCTAGcctcctcctttggttgttgttcgggctccaaagaggctatgggcTGCTGGGAGGTCTGTTTTGACTTTATCTTCCTTTAAGAAGGAAATTTTCCCGATGTCCATGTTGtctgcttttgatataaatggaagtggcgaaaatgatcaatttattaccccctttggtgtgaagtacctgTATTATGAAaggctgagatctgctgcactcagtcaagcttccgacgatgccttcgaatatatgctttgtgatcttcttgaagccgtaactcgaagacttatgtttttcatgcgtgaCATACGAACAGCgtataatatctgagcttgttcgaatgtatcgtgcatcacacttgggcaaccgaatgtttgtccataggggaacagtgagaaatgcttatgggaatcaacttgttcagttctccTATAATAACGAAGCAGGGTTCGGCCGACCTACCGAGCTCGTTTCCCGTATTCAAGAGTTCCTTTGTatcgaaaactaggataatgataggtgatagtgatgtaaacgCAGACGATGTATCTGGTCATGTAAATCCTCTAAGGATAGCTTTTTGTTCTGTAATGTGGGTATTTGTAACGCGCTGTAATGAAACttctcttttaatgaaattcttgtttttcatTCATACTTGAGCTGTTCTTCCTTTGTCATGGGTGAAGTACTGAGACTGCTTTCTTCGTAATTTTATCCAACTAAATT
The sequence above is a segment of the Manihot esculenta cultivar AM560-2 chromosome 5, M.esculenta_v8, whole genome shotgun sequence genome. Coding sequences within it:
- the LOC110615028 gene encoding uncharacterized protein LOC110615028, with the protein product MHANTDSEVTSLAPSSPTRSPRRPVYYVQSPSRDSHDGEKTATSLHSTPVLSPMGSPPHSHSSIGRHSRESSSSRFSGSLKPGSRKISPNDGSRGAQRKGQKQWKECAVIEEEGLLENEEREKGIPRRCYFLAFVLGFFVLFTMFSLILWGASKPQKPKITMKSITFEHFTIQAGSDSTGVATDMITVNSTVKMIYRNTGTFFGVHVTSTPVDLTFSEITIASGSLKKFYQSRKSQRSVAISVMSNKIPLYGSGASLSSSTGTTTLPVPLKLNFVVRSRAYVLGKLVKPKFNKRIECDVTFDLKKLNVPISLKKSCTYN